A window of Ignavibacteriales bacterium genomic DNA:
ACATAAATTAATTGCGACGAATCCCGCCCCTGAGGCGCCAACGTTCGCGGCGGTGGAATTCTTGCAGCTCTATCGAGCAACCTTGGACGACGACATAATCAGGCTCACCCGCTCTAACCTGGTTGAAAAGAGAGTGCCTGAAGCCGTTTCTCAGTTGCTCCTGGCGAAGATGTTGTCTTTAAAACCAGAGAAGAGCGAAACAATTGATCTTCTGAATGCCGTAGCCGCCAGTAATCCCGCCACCGAACAGGAGAAACTTGCGTTGTTGGATTTGTTCCACTTGTACTACGCATCGCCCCAATACGCGTCTTCTCTGAACATTCCTCTCACATCGTTACTCAAGAACCACCCTGACGATCCAGACGTGAAGGAAGCTCTCTGGTTGAGCAATATCAGACAATCCAATTCGGCGATGCAAAAGGCTGAACCCGCCAAGGAAGCAACTCAATTGTTCTCCAACAATTTAACCTTGGAGAACTATCCGAATCCGTTTAATCCATCGACCATCATCCGATACAAACTCCCCACTGACGGGATGGTGTCGTTGAAGGTGTTTGATATCCTCGGCAGAGCAGTCACGACGTTGGTAGCTGAATTCAAGACGGCGGGAATCCATGAAGCACGTTTCGATGCAACAATGATCTCGAGCGGTATATACTTCTATCGACTCGATGCCGGCGGAAAGAGCGTTGTTGAAAGGATGGTCTTAATCAAATAATACCATCTGGCGCAACCAAAGAATCCCCGACTGCGCTAGGTCGAGAGATTGCGACGCTTGTGAACGAATACCAAACAGCAGGGGGTCATGAGGTGCGGTTTGATGCTTCGCATCTTTCCAGCGGAATGTACCTGTACGGGCTTGAGGCGGCAGGCAGGCCGATCGTGCAGAAGATGTTGCTCGCTAGGGAATCGCGGAAGCTCAGCGGGGACAAGATCGTGTCCGGTTCTGGCAATTCGCTGCCTGCCGTACGATCAGATTTCGTAGAGTGGTATCACGCCTCAGACATATTTTGAGGCGGGTAGTCCGATTCGAATTCTGTTTACAATGATATGCCAAGTGTCAGGACTAGAACTATCCTCATCAACTTACTTCGGCAGGGTGGCATTCGTTCCTAGAACCAAAGGAAATAAAAAAAGGTTGATATTTGCCGCGCTGTAAGACCGGTCTTAGTGTTTTTGAAAAGAGAGGGGAAATCAATATGCAACTCATGCGGGCTAGTTCAACAACAATCTTCAAATTTCTGATCATCGTCATCGGCCTTTGCCTTTCGGAGAGTAGCAGTGCTCAAGGATCCCCATTCTCAATTCAGGCCTCCCTAGGAGCATCTTACCTTCCCATGACAAAGACGTCCGAGTTCATCCAATCCTGGGGATACGGAGACTTCAAAAAGACATCAATGAATGTTACGGGTGAAGTGGGATTCAACTATGCCTTCAGCCAAGCAACGAGCACGATGTTAAAGATCGGGCTTTTGAAAACGTCATCTAAATTTTACCCCGGCTTCAATGAAGACCCAGAGGCGTTTGCGGCATGGACGCTGCAAATGGTCCCTGTCTCACTTGGGTTAGAATGCAGATTGTTGAAGGCTTCAGAAAGAGTATTCGTCTTCGGCAGTGCAGGATTTGGCGTATGCTTTAGTCAGGTCCGTCAATCCTCAAACTATACAGAGAGCGGTGAACCCACGGTTCCTCGTATTCGGCGGTACAATTTTCCGGAAAGCAAGGTCACGGGGACGCAAGCCACACTTGAAGGTTCAATTGGGATATCCCTCGGGATCACAAAATCAGTTTCGGTAGTACCAGTTGTCGATTATGAGTATGCACTTAACAGTATCAAAATGCGGGTTGAAGACCATTATGGGGTAGAAGCGTTTCCAGAAATCAACGTAACCAATCTTAGGTTTGGAGTAGGAATACAAATCACGTTATGAATGAGCTTGAATGGAGAACATTGATATGAGCAGATCGCGAATGTTGATTCTTCTGATCTTATTCTTGAGCGCTTCGAGTGCCGACGCGCAGGTTACTCCCAACGACAGCTTCTGACATGCCCCCCAAAAGCTGATCCAATTTGATATATTGGATCGGAGAAGAAAGGGGTTGAATATGGCACGGAAGAAACACACGGCAGAACAGATCATTGCGAAGCTCCATGAAGTTGAGGTCCTTCAGAGCCAAGGCAAGTCAGTCGCAGAAGCCGTTCGTCAGGTAGCAATCAGTGAGATGACATACTACAAGTGGCGGAAAGAGTACGGGGGGTTGAGGGTTGACCAAGCCAGGCGTCTCAAAGAGCTTGAACAAGAGAACCAGAGACTCCGGAAGGTAGTAGCGGAACAGACGATCGATATCTCCATCCTGAAGGAAGCCGCCCGGGGAAACTTCTGAGCCCGGACAAGAAGCGCCGGGCAGCCAGAGAAGTGCAGGATGCGCTGGGTTGTTCTGAACGGCGTGTGTGCAAAGTTCTTGAGCAGCCGCGTTCGACGCAACGCCTGGATCCAATCGTGTCGAAGATGAACCAGCAACTGACCGAACGGATCACGGATCTCGCTGTAGATTACGGTCGGTATGGATATCGTCGTATCACGACTCTGTTGCGCGAGGAAGGCTGGCATGTGAACCACAAGCGTGTGGAGTGCATATGGCGCCGGGAAGGGCTGAAAGTGCCGCAACGGCAACCCAAACGCCGACGATTGTGGCTGGGCGACGGCTCTTGTATCAGGCTTCGTGCAACACATCGGGATCATGTCTGGAGTTACGACTTTGTTGCCGACAGGACAAGCGAAGGACGGAAGATGCGGATGCTGAACATTATCGATGAATACACCCGTGAGTGTCTGGTGATCCGCATTGACCGAAAGATCACGGCCAGTGATGTCATCGAAACGCTGAAGGAGTTGTTCGTTACGAGGGGAGTGCCGGAGCATATCCGATCGGATAACGGCCCGGAGTTCGTTGCGGAGCTGGTTCGGGAATGGCTTCAACTGCTTGGTGTGAAGACTTTGTTTATCGAACCAGGCAGTCCCTGGCAAAACGGTTACATCGAATCATTCAACGGCAGGTTCAGAGATGAGTTGCTCAACGGAGAGATCTTTGATACATTGACCGAAGCGAGAGTTGTTACAGAACGATGGAGAAGACACTACAACAACTA
This region includes:
- a CDS encoding T9SS type A sorting domain-containing protein is translated as MAPAILLSRQNLGGVEKDKEWRKSLQTAVEDRINGQYDDAKQILHKLIATNPAPEAPTFAAVEFLQLYRATLDDDIIRLTRSNLVEKRVPEAVSQLLLAKMLSLKPEKSETIDLLNAVAASNPATEQEKLALLDLFHLYYASPQYASSLNIPLTSLLKNHPDDPDVKEALWLSNIRQSNSAMQKAEPAKEATQLFSNNLTLENYPNPFNPSTIIRYKLPTDGMVSLKVFDILGRAVTTLVAEFKTAGIHEARFDATMISSGIYFYRLDAGGKSVVERMVLIK
- a CDS encoding outer membrane beta-barrel protein, translated to MPRCKTGLSVFEKRGEINMQLMRASSTTIFKFLIIVIGLCLSESSSAQGSPFSIQASLGASYLPMTKTSEFIQSWGYGDFKKTSMNVTGEVGFNYAFSQATSTMLKIGLLKTSSKFYPGFNEDPEAFAAWTLQMVPVSLGLECRLLKASERVFVFGSAGFGVCFSQVRQSSNYTESGEPTVPRIRRYNFPESKVTGTQATLEGSIGISLGITKSVSVVPVVDYEYALNSIKMRVEDHYGVEAFPEINVTNLRFGVGIQITL
- a CDS encoding IS3 family transposase (programmed frameshift), giving the protein MARKKHTAEQIIAKLHEVEVLQSQGKSVAEAVRQVAISEMTYYKWRKEYGGLRVDQARRLKELEQENQRLRKVVAEQTIDISILKEAAPGKLLSPDKKRRAAREVQDALGCSERRVCKVLEQPRSTQRLDPIVSKMNQQLTERITDLAVDYGRYGYRRITTLLREEGWHVNHKRVECIWRREGLKVPQRQPKRRRLWLGDGSCIRLRATHRDHVWSYDFVADRTSEGRKMRMLNIIDEYTRECLVIRIDRKITASDVIETLKELFVTRGVPEHIRSDNGPEFVAELVREWLQLLGVKTLFIEPGSPWQNGYIESFNGRFRDELLNGEIFDTLTEARVVTERWRRHYNNYRPHSSLNYRPPAPESFYQLRLASA